The following coding sequences lie in one Vanacampus margaritifer isolate UIUO_Vmar chromosome 16, RoL_Vmar_1.0, whole genome shotgun sequence genomic window:
- the fgfr4 gene encoding fibroblast growth factor receptor 4 translates to MARVCALCLLLLCCSDRLSARSHDGAGRMKELRISRPLIVPGYPENITATVTGEAKLLCKVHRPGSTKVQWLKAELGGPGRGQEGPPRLRPLTPLQKNVSKVNTLHLSNISLEDAGEYICMAESKHRGKTVQAMRSAWLEVLPGTIISKLVDMRDTVIPQDVLGDLSEDHSEHLLLELGNVLKLHCDMTTRPGMAVNWYKEGNRLVPTPRINIRGAAMEISDITYQDSGVYMCALRGTRGPMRNFTVTVTDSLGSGDDDEDNGLDDSSSEVENDQVYLSRGPYWTHTQRMDKKLYAVPAGNTVKFRCPAMGSPMPSIRWLKNGREFRGEHRIGGIKLRHQHWSLVMESVVPSDRGNYTCMVENKYGSISHSYVLDVLERSPHRPILQAGLPANTTAVVGSDVQFQCKVYSDAQPHIQWLKHIERNGSRYGPDGTPYVQVLKTGSLNISEVEVLYLSKVTMEDAGEYTCLAGNSIGFTHQSAWLTVLSEEEVADSMDTIETKYTDIIIYACGFLALIMAIVIVVLCRMQVHPRREPFDALPVQKLSKFPLRRQYSVDSNSSGKSSASLMRVARLSSSCSPMLAGVMEFELPHDPDWEFHRDNLTLGKPLGEGCFGQVVRAEAYGINKDCPDQATTVAVKMLKDDATDKDLADLISEMELMKVMDKHKNIINLLGVCTQDGPLYVLVEYASKGSLREYLRARRPPGMDYTFDVTKVPEEQLTFKDLLSCAYQVARGMEYLASKRCIHRDLAARNVLVTEDNVMKIADFGLARGVHQIDYYKKTTNGRLPVKWMAPEALFDRVYTHQSDVWSFGVLMWEIFTLGGSPYPGIPVEELFKLLKEGHRMDKPSNCTHELYMMMRECWHAVSTQRPTFKQLVEELDKVLLSISDEYLDLSTPFEQYSPSCEDTSSSCSSDNDSVFTHDALSTEPCLLGYKDARPNRDPKTALR, encoded by the exons AGCTTCGGATTTCCAGACCTCTGATCGTGCCAGGATACCCAGAAAACATCACAGCGACTGTGACTGGTGAGGCGAAGCTGCTGTGTAAAGTCCACCGGCCGGGATCCACCAAGGTGCAGTGGCTGAAGGCGGAGCTTGGGGGGCCGGGTCGGGGCCAAGAAGGGCCGCCACGCCTCAGACCCCTCACG CCCCTGCAGAAAAACGTGTCAAAGGTGAACACGTTGCATCTGTCCAACATTAGTCTGGAGGATGCAGGCGAGTATATCTGCATGGCCGAAAGCAAACACAGAGGGAAAACCGTGCAAGCTATGAGGTCTGCGTGGCTGGAAGTTCTGCCAG GTACCATCATTTCCAAACTGGTGGACATGAGGGACACAGTAATCCCACAAG ACGTTCTTGGGGATCTGAGTGAGGACCACTCAGAGCATCTCCTCCTAGAGCTGGGCAATGTCCTGAAATTGCACTGTGACATGACCACTCGGCCAGGCATGGCGGTCAACTGGTACAAAGAAGGAAACCGGCTGGTGCCCACACCTCGAATCAACATCCGTGGTGCTGCCATGGAGATCTCTGACATCACATACCAGGACTCGGGAGTTTATATGTGCGCTCTCCGTGGAACCAGAGGACCCATGCGGAACTTCACCGTCACCGTGACCG ACTCACTGGGTTCAGGGGATGATGACGAGGACAACGGCTTGGATGACTCATCATCTGAGGTCGAAAATGACCAAGTTTATCTTTCTAGAG GTCCTTACTGGACCCACACCCAACGTATGGATAAGAAACTGTATGCCGTTCCGGCGGGCAACACGGTGAAATTTCGTTGCCCAGCCATGGGCAGCCCGATGCCCAGTATTCGTTGGCTCAAAAACGGAAGGGAGTTTAGAGGCGAGCACCGAATCGGGGGCATCAAG ctgAGGCATCAACACTGGAGCCTGGTGATGGAGAGCGTTGTGCCTTCAGACAGAGGAAATTACACCTGCATGGTGGAAAATAAATACGGCTCTATTTCTCACAGCTACGTCCTTGATGTCCTgg AGCGCTCCCCCCATAGGCCCATCTTGCAGGCAGGTCTACCGGCCAACACCACAGCAGTAGTGGGCAGTGACGTCCAGTTCCAGTGTAAAGTCTACAGTGATGCGCAGCCACACATCCAATGGCTCAAACACATTGAGAGGAACGGCAGCCGATACGGTCCCGACGGGACGCCATACGTCCAGGTTCTTAAG ACTGGCAGTCTGAACATATCTGAGGTAGAGGTGCTCTACCTGTCTAAAGTCACCATGGAAGACGCAGGAGAGTACACCTGTCTGGCTGGAAATTCAATCGGTTTTACACACCAGTCAGCCTGGCTCACCGTACTTTCgg AGGAAGAAGTCGCAGACTCCATGGACACCATCGAGACCAAGTACACAGATATTATCATCTACGCGTGTGGCTTTCTGGCTTTGATCATGGCCATCGTCATCGTGGTTTTGTGTCGGATGCAAGTCCACCCCAGACGGGAGCCATTTGATGCCCTCCCGGTCCAAAAGCTTTCCAAGTTCCCGCTGCGCCGACAG TACTCAGTAGACTCAAACTCGTCAGGGAAGTCCAGTGCGTCTTTGATGAGGGTGGCTCGCCTTTCATCCAGCTGCTCTCCCATGCTAGCCGGAGTGATGGAGTTTGAATTACCACATGACCCCGACTGGGAGTTCCACAGGGACAA CTTAACACTGGGGAAACCTCTGGGGGAAGGCTGCTTTGGCCAAGTGGTTAGAGCCGAGGCCTACGGCATCAACAAAGACTGTCCGGACCAAGCCACCACAGTGGCAGTTAAGATGCTTAAAG ACGATGCCACAGACAAAGATCTTGCAGACCTCATCTCGGAAATGGAGCTGATGAAGGTGATGGACAAACACAAGAACATCATCAACCTGCTTGGAGTCTGCACTCAGGACG GACCTCTGTATGTACTAGTGGAGTACGCCTCGAAAGGCAGTCTGCGTGAGTACCTCCGAGCGCGACGGCCTCCGGGCATGGACTACACTTTTGACGTCACCAAGGTGCCTGAGGAGCAGCTCACCTTCAAGGACTTGCTGTCTTGCGCCTACCAGGTGGCCCGGGGGATGGAGTATCTCGCTTCGAAAAGG TGCATCCACCGAGATTTGGCAGCCAGAAATGTCCTGGTGACGGAGGACAACGTGATGAAAATTGCAGACTTCGGCCTGGCCAGGGGCGTCCACCAGATCGACTACTACAAGAAGACCACCAAC GGACGCCTGCCAGTAAAGTGGATGGCACCCGAGGCCTTGTTTGACCGGGTCTACACACATCAGAGTGACGT GTGGTCGTTCGGTGTGCTCATGTGGGAGATCTTCACCCTGGGGGGCTCGCCGTATCCCGGTATTCCCGTCGAGGAGCTCTTTAAGCTGCTGAAGGAAGGACATCGCATGGACAAGCCCTCCAACTGCACTCATGAACT CTACATGATGATGCGTGAGTGCTGGCATGCAGTTTCCACCCAGAGGCCCACCTTTAAACAGCTGGTGGAGGAGCTGGACAAGGTGCTGCTGTCTATATCTGACGAG TACTTGGACCTGTCGACGCCCTTCGAGCAGTACTCGCCATCGTGCGAGGACACTTCCAGCTCGTGCTCATCCGACAACGACTCTGTTTTCACGCACGACGCGCTGTCCACCGAGCCGTGCCTGCTAGGCTACAAGGATGCGCGCCCCAACAGGGACCCCAAGACGGCGCTCCGATAA